The region AAGCATCATCTACTCGCTCAACCCTGGGCAAGATCCCGAATTCAAAGAACTGATCGACAAGACCGGTAAGTCGGGCGACACGCTCGGCGGGATTGTGGAAGTTCGCGTTGTGGGGGCTCCGTTCGGTTTGGGTACGCACGCCCAGTGGGAACGCAAGCTCGACGGCAAGTTGGCCCAAGCGGTCATGGCAGTGCAAGCGATCAAAGGTGTCGAGATCGGCATGGGCTTTGAAGCCGCCCGCAAGCCTGGCTCGCAAGTTCACGACCCGATCCATTACGATCCGATGGAACACGAGTCGACGAACCTTGGCTATACCCGGCCAACTAACAATGCCGGCGGCTTGGAAGCAGGCATGACCAACGGTCAGACGATCGTAGTTCGTGCGGCCAAGAAACCGATCAGCACGCTTCGCAAGCCGTTGGAATCGGTCAACCTGGAAACGAAAGAATCGGACGCTGCTTCGTACGAACGCAGTGACGTTTGTGCCGTTTCCGCGGCGAGTGTGATCGTGGAAAGTGTCGTGGCATTTGAGATTGCCACGGCCATGGTCGACAAATTCGGTGGTGACAGCCTGGAAGAAATGAAGGCTCGCTACCAACTGTTTATGGACATGGCCCGGAAGCGTTAATCCCGGCCGCCAATTTTAGCGCACGCCAAGCAAGGATGTTCGGCATGCACGAATCGACGAGACGCCTGCTCTGCCGGGTCGCATTTCTGCTGGGATGCGTCGTACCGACGATGTGCACCCTCTCGTGGATTACGTACCGACAATCTTCCTGGTCGGTAGCGGCAGTCGAAGCAGAACTCTCTGACACGATCGGCTTAAAGTGTCGCATTGCGAAGTACTATAACCCCAAACCAAGCAAATGGGTCTTCGAACAAGTCCGCTTGGAACGCGCCGGCAGCGACGCCGTTTTCTTCCCGGTATTGAAGGCTGAACTTGTCGACGAGACCTGGCTGTTTTCCGCAGATGAAGCGGAAGTGGCTTGGAATGCTCGACATCGATTATGGGAAGCACTTCAAGAGGGAGTTCTCTTGAATCCAACCAGCGATCAGGCCTTTCGCCTGACAGTTGCGAAGATCTCTTTTCTAGATGGCACAATGCCATCGCTCAGCCAATTGGACGTAAAGCACGACCCCAACAGCCAACCGACGTTAACGAGTTCGGTTGTACTCGGCGATACAACTCAGAATTCGGCATTGATCGCCAACATCGATACTAGCCACCCTGTCCACTGGCGTGTTCAATTAGCGAGCACCGAAAAGCCTATCCCGATCCATCCCTGGCGATTCGCGTTTCCAGAATTGGCTGGCCTTGGTGACGAAGCGCAGTTCTTGGGTCAGGTCTCCATGGAGCTGAACCACTCCTATCCCTATCTAGAGTTAAACGGCGAGCTACAGCAGATTGATCTTAATACAGCGTTAGCAACCAACAATCAATTTGGATCGGCGGGACAAGCGACGCTTTACCTAACGCGCGTGCTTATTCGAGACAGCAACTTCGTCGAGGCACGTGGAGGTATTCGTTCTTTCAATGGTCAGCTGCCACGAAAACTACTGGATCGCGCCGTAGAACATTTGGGGGTTCACGTTGTACCGCCCTTACAGCAGCAAGACCTCGTAGCTTATCACGAGATGACCATTGGCTTCGATTTAAAGCATGGCCGGCTAAGTCTGCGAGGACTTTGCGACGGCTTTGCGGAGGGAACCATGATGGCGGGGCCGTATCAGCCAATCGTCTTCGAGGGACGAAATCAGGAGCTACCCGCTACAAACTTAGCAAGTGTTTTTCACGACAACCAATTTCCCATGGTCCCCGCTTCGCAGCCGGCCGTGGATATGGCTCGCTGGCTAACCGCCCCAATGCTGGCCGAACGACCAGGCAGTGCACTGCGGTAGCCAACAAAATAACGTGGGTGCGATTCCCTTTGATACTTGCACCCTACATGGATTGACCGACGTCCCTTACCGGGCGTCGGCCAAGCCGCCGCCCTCTTCGTTCGGTTCCGGCAGGTCGGTTTTGATGACCACTTCTTCGACGTCGTTTTCGTCGACCACCGACAGCTTCGAGAGCTGGAAGCGGAGGGCGACCAAGCCGAGACCGATCCAGTTGGCGGCGACGAAACCCATCACCATGATTTCACTTCCCTTACCACCACTGCCGTACGAGTGCAGACCAACGGCGTCGCCACCTTTGAACAGCGGCAACAGGAAGTTCACTCCGTACCAACTGCCGACGATCGCAGAGAAGCCAATGATCGTTCCGACCACCAAGCCGAAGTTGTTGAACCATCCAGCGAACCGAGCATGCAGAATCGCCACGTAAATCAACAGCGTGACCAGCGCCCAAACTTCTTTCGGATCCCAGCCCCAGAAGCGGCCCCAGGAAACGTCGGCCCAGATACCACCGAGGATCGTTCCGGTGGCCAACAGCAGCACGGCAACTTGGATCGCACGATAACAGTGCTGACCGAGGGTGAAGCATTCTTCTGGCGGACGATAGCTCATTTGCGGTCCATGTCCATGAGCCGGAGCGAGACCTTTGTTCAAGGGGCTCGCTGCGACAGGAGCACGATACTTGCCGAACATGTAGTAACCGAGGGCCAACCAACCGAGCCCCCAAGCCAGAATACCAGCCCCGTAACTAGCGACGATCGTCAGCACGTGGATTGTTAACCAAACGTTCGAGCGAAGCACCGGCTGAAGTGGCGAGAACTCAGTATTGAGTACGCGCGACGAGCCGGTGTCCACAATCGGAGCGATCGAAGCGACGCAAAGCAGGAACGTTCCGCAAGCAGCGGCCGCGAGACCGTAGTAGTTACGCTGGTACGTCTTCTCGAACTTGTCATTCAGCTTCGCATCGATCAGCCAGTCGTAAACACAGAAGATCGGCAACGCAATCGCGGCAATCAATAGACGTGGAACGTACCA is a window of Bremerella sp. TYQ1 DNA encoding:
- the aroC gene encoding chorismate synthase — translated: MLRYWTAGESHGKTLLAMIDGFPAGLAIDEEPINRELARRQGGYGRGGRQRIETDKVEVMTGIWKGLTLGSPIALQVINRDYKLERLEDLPRPRPGHGDLTGAIKFLGPIRAILERASARETAVRVAAGALAKQLLAEFGIQVYGFVDELGGVAIDRPENVDDVDAMIAKRDESIIYSLNPGQDPEFKELIDKTGKSGDTLGGIVEVRVVGAPFGLGTHAQWERKLDGKLAQAVMAVQAIKGVEIGMGFEAARKPGSQVHDPIHYDPMEHESTNLGYTRPTNNAGGLEAGMTNGQTIVVRAAKKPISTLRKPLESVNLETKESDAASYERSDVCAVSAASVIVESVVAFEIATAMVDKFGGDSLEEMKARYQLFMDMARKR